In the Plasmodium chabaudi chabaudi strain AS genome assembly, chromosome: 13 genome, one interval contains:
- a CDS encoding DNA replication complex GINS protein, putative, translated as MDDVFTIFKKRNKNKKRASTGNGRENINDKKSLFNLDRKNPRRAHNAEDGLNYNGIDLNNKQDKHGSSPNNNENYIVVDFPSLPYKNTEACISFYYIEYLRNQILYGNRNLRIDENTKIIAEELLDKIETTIYELENRLDNIEESYKTEIKTIIFKAIYDRYYKIYTTLMAFSDSVPQPNNLYEYILNNGVYIRSKRNNDFNCRENIHNVYSYLDNIEIGNNDLSYNLENIYIENIDISRPTIINKTLINTDIEVEYLPLKFNCSYCYKNLQYSKLFLNNAINMCLYEKALGELIVAKALVDIPSVPMEFVEGFDVKEMKAGERQWIPIYLGIALSAFTYVDVEFPFWFYIKNFINIKEEEYKNPDELFELPSPYFFEICYMFVDQKVFSKSTPIETVGKKSYFRYMEKVAGYVEDIKHCRREKIIRRLEEQNVHTNHIYIKNLQLSETYIINLSLYSFWKYDKKLNENDNSIDFTSYLLEPFIKELKTEDNDDDDDDENILQDL; from the exons atggacgatgtatttacaatttttaagaaacggaacaaaaacaaaaaaagggCATCAACAGGAAATGGAAGAGAAAacataaatgataaaaaatcgTTATTTAATTTAGATCGAAAAAATCCAAGACGAGCACATAATGCAGAAGATggtttaaattataatggaatcgatttaaataataaacaagaTAAACATGGGAGTAGccctaataataatgaaaattatatagtaGTTGACTTTCCATCATTAccttataaaaatacagaagcatgtatttcattttattatatagaaTATTTAAGAAATCAAATACTATATGGAAATAGAAATTTAAGAATCgatgaaaatacaaaaataatagcagAAGAATTACTTGATAAAATTGAGACTacaatatatgaattagAAAATAGGTTAGATAATATAGAAGAAAGTTATAAAACAGAAATTAAAAcgattatatttaaagcaATATATGAtagatattataaaatatatactaccTTAATGGCTTTTTCAGATTCAGTACCACAAcctaataatttatatgaatatatattaaataatggtGTATATATTAGATCAAAAAGAAACAACGATTTTAATTGTAGAGAGAATATACATAATGTATATTCCTATTTAGATAATATTGAAATAGGTAATAAtgatttatcatataatcttgaaaatatatatattgaaaatattgataTAAGTAGACCtactattataaataaaacattgaTTAACACCGATATTGAAGTTGAATATTTGccattaaaatttaactgttcatattgttataaaaatttacaatattctaaattatttttaaataatgctATAAATATGTGTCTCTATGAAAAGGCGTTGGGAGAACTAATTGTTGCCAAGGCCTTGGTGGATATCCCTTCCGTTCCCATGGAATTTGTTGAG GGATTTGATGTGAAAGAAATGAAAGCAGGTGAAAGACAGTGGATCCCAATATACCTTGGGATTGCCCTATCAGCATTTACCTATGTTGATGTTGAATTTCCATTTtggttttatataaaaaattttataaatattaaagaggaagaatataaaaaccctgatgaattatttgaattaccatccccttatttttttgaaatatgtTACATGTTTGTTGATCAAAAAGTTTTTTCAAAGTCTACTCCTATTGAGACGGTGGggaaaaaaagttatttcCGATATATGGAAAAGGTGGCAG GCTATGTAGAAGATATTAAACATTGCCGACgcgaaaaaataataagaagACTGGAAGAACAAAATGTACATACAAACCATATttacattaaaaatttgcAATTATCtgaaacatatataattaatttgtctttatatagtttttggaaatatgataaaaaattaaatgaaaatgataattcaATTGATTTTACATCCTATCTGCTTGAACCATTCATAAAAGAACTTAAAACTGAGGATAATGATGAcgatgatgatgatgaaaatattctacaagatttataa
- a CDS encoding conserved oligomeric Golgi complex subunit 3, putative: MCVNKMGEQDPNDELYSKLCEYINQIGNASYCDETIRFKSDEKQKPHTSSQLSINKLYCHDREEKNSESKNGQRNDDPNEEQNGVVKYEDLFMEIENYYLIYKLNRKFEEYKNIKEIELIKNKRTSNSEEIVKKIHTILDHHQAIKDELNILVQNKHSIYKTFYSIFLNYYDKYSQIKQIKLNKNKLIQHLRHYTNAERFEAIINNIETNGYQYFIDIFNRSQFDDDQTSNRSISSDTTISSSDHSYTSEIEQIDEADKCSIDSSSNPDDGVSELLQNTEWEDDQYDLSSDIENEEKEGSEIDENSGKIVGHIKKNSNIVTNKLQNKKHKKKIYTNDKMHSKKYDTFINNFPKKWGKRNGIKKKSNVKKNEIYYMLQSSEKAIKFFKKNPTYFNAKNKLAKYQYIIKRILKYVINMFRDVLNNTDLNIPHKKNSDDQSNIYGIMPYEQEIKHDHINMSTSNKNSINEEYNHKQSLLHTDKYTHKKSQDAPTSSAHEDRTEVAHPDGDSKNLFGVEKKENELTKMKHTKREYHDEQNGERIHNGEVKNKVSHEKSKSGYLENGVKNTSIFLTNDEQEIDKIYNNVNIIYFNKHINVVEYYDKYKIKCGCVKDIISFIYLKFQDENDLYIDEYNSLESLYVSSRLKLLNNNLLKIFENFSKNYMPKYIKNICLLAIYITKLEVDLYHSIFNNNLNTSINIILNTIGLAIYDNINQTIYQLNNIKIIRKIIQMIYLDIIEIYTDNIYNIIRDYFKKLSNILKERLLYIVEMHMSYYTKNVNASIPYICFKPVKKKFINIISDFFATSNRDDNTGMDKETEMDENKRIQNISTNNDKETESQFETSSSDSAGSDNNNYMEHTYNINLLNENNVYKNFNFHNSQFSKDTTFSLAGINVNIIGTILILKTLNYIIEQNIFMDIVKECLINSFNSLTHIYKESTKNNEDTGKNDNNNNTINADLFLIKNLSFLIYLFYNVTNDTDYFKLYLNQELTHDLLYQQINDKLRKDKETGKIRDTTNLTQGQEYSIFYFIKKVYNISSTDDIQYKILSSFNQSMHNFSITAIARVCFPLINILSAEYKDKFSEKEESIKNMLEKLLSDNNEQADNQNNESFNYVKIDFSYLKNINFDLLQSYGNKFDEENESTNENADITTLKTNLDTFKNSLYKLFPKIYFYVKMFIISNADNHFKGNNFFYSLFNYIIGVLKYKIVFLLSEVYLLLRCKYPKCVKQIFDENYIENIFIFLKSNDYFCNFEDIQKCYELGKGYDIFSD, encoded by the exons ATGTGTGTGAACAAAATGGGGGAGCAAGATCCAAACGATGAATTATATTCCAAGCTctgtgaatatataaatcagATTGGAAATGCTTCATATTGTGATGAAACGATTCGTTTTAAAAGTgatgaaaaacaaaaaccACATACCAGTTCTCAGCTCAGTATCAATAAACTTTATTGCCATGATAgggaagaaaaaaacagtGAGAGCAAAAACGGGCAGAGAAATGACGACCCAAATGAAGAACAGAATGGAGTGGTGAAATATGAGGATCTGTTTATGGAAATAGAAaactattatttaatttataaactgaatagaaaatttgaagagtataaaaatattaaagaaatagaattaataaaaaataaaaggacATCAAATTCAGAAGaaatagttaaaaaaattcataccATTTTAGATCATCATCAAGCTATAAAAGATGAATTGAATATACTAGTACAAAATAAGcattctatatataaaactttttattctatatttctaaattattatgataaatattctcaaataaaacaaataaaattaaataaaaataaactaatACAGCATTTAAGGCATTACACAAATGCTGAACGATTTGAAgctattataaataatatagaaacAAATGGAtatcaatattttatagatatatttaacaGATCCCAATTCGATGATGATCAAACTAGTAATCGCTCAATTAGCAGTGATACTACCATCTCTAGTTCCGATCATAGTTACACAAGTGAAATTGAACAAATCGATGAAGCTGATAAATGCAGCATAGATAGTAGTAGTAATCCTGATGATGGCGTTAGTGAACTTTTGCAAAATACCGAATGGGAAGATGATCAATACGATCTGTCTAGCGACATAGAAAATGAAGAGAAAGAAGGAAGTGaaattgatgaaaatagtGGAAAAATTGTAGggcatattaaaaaaaattctaaTATTGTAACAAACAAACTTCAAAATAagaaacataaaaaaaaaatatatactaacGATAAAATGcatagtaaaaaatatgatacgtttataaataattttccaaaaaaatGGGGTAAAAGAaatggaataaaaaaaaaatcgaatgttaaaaaaaacgaaatttattatatgcttCAATCTTCGGAAAAAgctataaaattttttaaaaaaaatccaacatattttaatgcaaaaaataagcTAGCCAAAtatcaatatattattaaacgaatactaaaatatgttataaatatgtttagagatgttttaaataatacagatttaaatattccacataaaaaaaatagtgatGATCaaagtaatatatatggtaTCATGCCATATGAAcaagaaataaaacatgaccatataaatatgagcACTTCCAACAAAAATAGCATAAATGAAGAATATAATCATAAGCAATCATTATTGCATACagataaatatacacacaaaaaaagtCAAGATGCTCCTACCAGTTCAGCCCACGAAGATAGGACTGAGGTGGCTCATCCTGATGGTGACtctaaaaatttatttggtgtcgaaaaaaaggaaaacgAACTCACCAAAATGAAACATACGAAAAGAGAATACCACGACGAACAAAACGGAGAACGTATTCATAATGGCGAAGTAAAAAACAAAGTTAGTCATGAAAAGTCCAAGTCAGGGTACCTAGAAAATGGTGTGAAAAATACATCGATATTCCTAACAAATGATGAACAAGAAATtgacaaaatttataacaatgtgaatattatatatttcaataaacatataaatgttgtagaatattatgataaatataaaataaaatgtggTTGTGTAAAGGATATAAtaagttttatatatttaaaatttcaggatgaaaatgatttatatattgatgaatataattcttTAGAAAGTTTATATGTAAGTTCAAGATTAAaactattaaataataatttattaaaaatatttgaaaatttttcaaaaaattatatgcctaaatatataaaaaatatatgcttattagctatatatataacaaaattagAAGTAGATTTATATCATtccatatttaataataatttaaatacgtctataaatattatattgaaTACTATTGGGTTAgctatatatgataatattaatcAAACTATTTATCAattgaataatattaaaattattaggaaaataattcaaatgatTTATCTAGATAttattgaaatatatacagataatatatataacataataagagattattttaaaaaattatctaACATACTAAAGGAaagattattatatattgtagAAATGCATATGTCctattatacaaaaaatgtgaatGCATCTATTCCTtacatttgttttaaaCCAGTTAAGAAAAAGTTTATTAACATAATTAGCGATTTCTTTGCGACATCCAATAGGGATGACAATACTGGAATGGATAAGGAAACAGAAATGGatgaaaacaaaagaaTCCAAAATATAAGCACTAACAACGATAAAGAAACAGAATCACAATTTGAAACATCATCAAGTGATAGTGCAGGaagtgataataataattatatggaacatacatataatataaacttattaaatgaaaacaatgtatataaaaattttaattttcataaCTCTCAATTTAGTAAAGATACCACCTTTTCATTAGCAGGTATAAATGTTAATATCATTGGAACTatcttaattttaaaaactttgaattatataatagagcaaaatatatttatggatATTGTTAAAGAATgtttaataaattcatttaattctttaacacatatatataaagaaagtacaaaaaataatgaagatactggaaaaaatgataataataacaatactATAAATgctgatttatttttaattaaaaatttgagttttttaatttatttattttataatgtaACTAATGATACagattattttaaattatatctaAATCAAGAATTAACACATGATTTATTGTATcaacaaataaatgataaattaagAAAAGACAAAGAAACCGGAAAAATACGAGATACCACTAATCTAACACAAGGACAAGAATattcaatattttattttattaaaaaggtatataatatatcttcTACAGATGATATtcaatacaaaatattatcctCGTTTAATCAGTCTATGCATAATTTTTCCATCACTGCAATTGCTCGAG TTTGCTTTCCCCTGATTAACATTTTGTCTGCCGAATATAAAGACAAGTTTTcagaaaaagaagaaagcataaaaaatatgctgGAAAAGTTGCTAagtgataataatgaacaAGCCGATAATCAAAACAATGAATCAtttaattatgtaaaaattgATTTTAGTTATTTGAAAAACATAAACTTTGACTTGTTACAAAGTTATGGAAACAAAtttgatgaagaaaatgagaGCACTAACGAAAATGCTGATATAACCACTTTAAAGACAAATTTAGacacatttaaaaatagcttatataagttatttcctaaaatatatttttatgttaaaatgtttatcATTTCAAATGCTGATAACCATTTTAAAggaaacaattttttttactctCTCTTTAACTATATCATAGGGGTgttgaaatataaaatcgtttttttattgag CGAAGTCTACCTATTACTACGGTGCAAATATCCCAAGTGtgtaaaacaaatttttgacgaaaattatattgaaaatattttcatttttttaaaatcaaatgattatttttgcaattttgaggatatacaaaaatgcTACGAGTTAGGAAAAGGgtatgatattttttctgaTTAG
- a CDS encoding sporozoite surface protein 2, putative translates to MKLLGNSKYLFVVLLLCISVFLSGQEIPDVIKYNEEVCNEKIDVHILVDGSGSIGQSNWITYLIPTLTTLVENLNISKSAINVTMTLFSTYPNKLIIPKGYGSTSLNELLFVIEYIKTKYSPHGGTNLTDALVNVANLIQNKLVRPDAIQLVIVLTDGIPNSLKKAAETVDALKRINVKVAIIGVGPDINHKYNRILVGCARLGRCPYYASGSWDKAQAMIKPFLTKVCQEVERIAQCGQWGEWAECTTTCGNGTRTRSRIVLHPGCIGQMTGPCNVRDCPPEPVAPPVAPLIIPEMPIAPVEPEEPNEPEELGEPEKLIDPKEPIIPEEPIIPEEPIIPEEPIIPEEPIIPEEPIIPEEPIIPEEPIIPEEPIIPEEPIIQEEPEIPVEPLNPGEIENPDIIPEKPIEQIIVPDVEPKLPIIPEKNTEIPNNLPEKPDGSQVEYPKPNGDGDNPNNGTNSNKNIPNQNVTPGDNDPSRNQRERIPKPHQSNDEYVYDDYIKNNEPSEPETQNPNENNENNKNKGKPKSNNGYKIAGGIIGGLAIIGCAGVAYNFIASSGAAGLVGEPTPFEDVMPDDDKENGENEQFKLPEDNDWN, encoded by the coding sequence ATGAAGCTCTTAGGAAATagtaaatatttgtttgttGTGCttttattatgcataaGCGTGTTTCTTAGTGGTCAGGAAATTCCTgatgtaataaaatataatgaagaaGTATGTAACGAAAAAATTGACGTTCATATATTAGTGGATGGCTCAGGAAGTATTGGACAGAGCAATTGGATTACCTACCTTATTCCAACGCTTACTACTTTGgttgaaaatttaaatatttcaaaaagtGCGATTAATGTAACTATGACGCTTTTTTCAACATATCcaaacaaattaattatacCTAAAGGATATGGATCTACTAGTTTAAATGAGCTACTTTTTGTAATTGAATACATTAAAACTAAATATTCGCCACATGGTGGTACAAATTTAACCGATGCATTAGTGAATGTCGCGAATTTAATTCAAAACAAATTGGTTAGACCCGATGCAATACAATTAGTTATTGTATTAACAGACGGTATTCCAAATAGTTTAAAGAAAGCTGCTGAGACTGTAGATGCattaaaaagaattaaTGTAAAAGTTGCAATTATAGGTGTTGGCCCAGATATTAaccataaatataatagaatTTTAGTTGGATGTGCTAGACTTGGACGATGTCCATACTATGCTTCGGGTAGTTGGGATAAAGCACAAGCAATGATAAAACCTTTTCTTACGAAAGTTTGTCAGGAAGTAGAAAGGATTGCTCAGTGTGGACAATGGGGAGAATGGGCTGAATGTACTACTACTTGTGGTAATGGAACAAGAACTAGAAGTAGAATTGTATTACATCCAGGATGTATTGGACAAATGACTGGCCCATGTAATGTTCGTGATTGCCCTCCAGAACCAGTAGCTCCTCCTGTCGCCCCTCTTATAATTCCAGAGATGCCAATAGCGCCTGTAGAGCCAGAAGAACCAAACGAACCAGAAGAACTAGGAGAACCAGAAAAACTAATAGACCCAAAAGAACCAATTATACCCGAAGAACCTATAATACCAGAAGAGCCTATAATACCAGAAGAACCTATAATACCAGAAGAGCCTATAATACCAGAAGAGCCTATAATACCAGAAGAGCCTATAATACCAGAAGAGCCTATAATACCAGAAGAACCCATAATACCAGAAGAGCCTATAATACAAGAAGAACCAGAAATACCAGTAGAACCATTAAATCCCGGAGAAATTGAAAATCCAGATATAATACCCGAGAAGCCTATAGAACAGATAATAGTTCCAGATGTAGAGCCCAAATTACCTATCATCCCAGAAAAGAATACTGAAATCCCAAACAATTTACCTGAAAAACCAGACGGCTCACAAGTAGAATATCCAAAACCAAATGGAGATGGTGATAATCCAAATAATGGGACCAactcaaataaaaatatacccAATCAAAATGTAACACCAGGAGATAATGATCCATCTAGAAATCAAAGAGAAAGAATACCAAAACCTCATCAATCAAATGatgaatatgtatatgatgattatataaaaaataatgaaccATCAGAACCCGAAACCCAAAATcctaatgaaaataatgaaaataataaaaataaaggtaAGCCTAAATCTAATAACGGATATAAAATAGCTGGTGGTATTATTGGAGGATTAGCTATAATTGGATGTGCAGGTGTTGCTTATAATTTCATAGCAAGTAGTGGCGCTGCAGGATTAGTTGGAGAACCAACGCCTTTTGAAGATGTAATGCCAGATGATGATAAGGAAAATGGTGAAAACGAACAGTTTAAATTACCTGAAGATAATGACTggaattaa